The proteins below come from a single Corynebacterium cystitidis genomic window:
- the leuA gene encoding 2-isopropylmalate synthase — translation MTPSDSFISAPSEIRTPDGPRNEGQPAWNKQRGSQMPHERYLSFAQEVEDVQLPDRTWPDKKITVAPQWCAVDLRDGNQALIDPMSPERKRRMFNLLVQMGYKEIEVGFPSASQTDFDFVREIIEKDMIPQDVTIQVLVQAREHLIRRTFEACEGAPNVIIHFYNSTSKLQREVVFRKDRPAIKKLATDAAVLIKEIAKDYPNTNWRWEYSPESFTGTELDFAVEVCDAVVDIMEATPEHPMIINLPATVEMITPNIYADQIEWMHRHLAKRDSIILSLHPHNDRGEGIAAAELGYLAGADRIEGCLFGNGERTGNVDLVTLGLNMLTQGVDPQIDFSDINKIRETVEYCNQLRVPERHPYGGDLVFTAFSGSHQDAVNKGLDALAAKVRPGADSTEVAWEELRETVWEVPYLPIDPKDVGRNYEAVIRVNSQSGKGGVAYIMKTDHAINLPKGMQPEFSSVVQAITDAEGGEVNSKNMWDIFAGEYLDLEEPLELVSMRVTNAETDDENATVEANVRFNGEECTITGEGNGPISAFANALEKVGIDVEVQDYSQQARSAGDDADAACYIYAEVDGAKAWGVGIAGSTTRASVKAIVSAVNRGLKVQVSPGM, via the coding sequence ATGACCCCTTCTGATTCTTTCATCTCCGCGCCTTCTGAAATTCGCACTCCCGACGGCCCTCGCAACGAAGGCCAGCCTGCCTGGAATAAGCAGCGTGGGTCCCAGATGCCGCACGAGCGTTACCTGAGCTTCGCTCAGGAAGTAGAAGACGTGCAGCTGCCGGACCGCACGTGGCCGGATAAGAAGATCACCGTGGCACCACAGTGGTGTGCGGTTGATCTGCGTGATGGCAACCAGGCACTGATTGATCCCATGAGCCCGGAGCGCAAGCGTCGCATGTTTAACCTGCTGGTGCAGATGGGATACAAGGAGATCGAGGTAGGGTTCCCGTCCGCATCGCAGACGGACTTTGACTTCGTGCGCGAGATTATCGAAAAGGACATGATCCCTCAGGACGTGACAATCCAGGTGCTGGTGCAGGCGCGCGAGCACCTGATTCGCCGTACTTTCGAGGCGTGCGAAGGCGCACCGAACGTGATCATCCACTTTTACAACTCCACCTCGAAGTTGCAGCGCGAGGTTGTGTTCCGCAAGGACCGTCCTGCGATTAAGAAGTTGGCTACTGACGCAGCCGTGCTGATCAAGGAGATCGCGAAGGATTACCCGAATACCAACTGGCGCTGGGAATACTCCCCGGAGTCTTTCACCGGCACTGAGCTCGACTTCGCGGTTGAGGTATGCGACGCGGTGGTGGACATTATGGAGGCCACCCCAGAGCACCCGATGATCATTAACTTGCCGGCCACCGTGGAGATGATCACTCCCAATATTTACGCAGACCAGATTGAATGGATGCACCGTCACTTGGCCAAGCGTGACTCGATCATTCTGTCGCTGCATCCCCACAATGACCGTGGCGAGGGCATCGCGGCGGCAGAGCTGGGCTACCTGGCTGGCGCGGACCGCATTGAGGGTTGCCTGTTTGGCAACGGCGAGCGCACCGGCAACGTTGACCTAGTCACCTTGGGTTTGAACATGCTCACCCAAGGCGTGGACCCACAGATCGATTTTTCGGATATCAACAAGATCCGTGAAACCGTGGAGTATTGCAACCAGCTGCGCGTGCCCGAGCGACACCCCTATGGCGGCGATCTGGTCTTTACGGCGTTCTCCGGCTCCCACCAGGATGCCGTAAATAAGGGCCTGGATGCCTTGGCGGCCAAGGTGCGCCCAGGTGCGGATTCCACTGAGGTTGCGTGGGAAGAGTTGCGCGAAACCGTGTGGGAGGTGCCGTACCTGCCGATCGACCCGAAGGATGTCGGTCGCAACTACGAGGCTGTAATTCGCGTAAATTCTCAGTCCGGCAAGGGTGGCGTGGCCTACATCATGAAGACAGACCATGCGATCAACCTGCCGAAAGGTATGCAGCCTGAGTTCTCGTCGGTTGTTCAGGCCATCACCGATGCTGAGGGCGGCGAGGTCAATTCCAAGAACATGTGGGATATCTTCGCGGGTGAGTATTTAGACCTTGAGGAGCCACTGGAGTTGGTCTCCATGCGCGTGACCAATGCCGAGACCGATGATGAAAACGCCACCGTTGAAGCCAATGTTCGCTTCAATGGGGAGGAGTGCACCATCACTGGTGAGGGTAATGGCCCGATCTCGGCTTTCGCCAACGCGCTGGAGAAGGTGGGTATCGACGTTGAGGTGCAGGATTACTCGCAACAGGCCCGTTCCGCAGGTGATGATGCTGATGCCGCCTGCTACATCTACGCCGAGGTTGACGGAGCAAAGGCATGGGGTGTGGGCATCGCTGGTTCCACCACGCGCGCATCCGTGAAGGCGATTGTTTCGGCCGTCAATCGTGGCTTGAAGGTTCAGGTTTCGCCTGGAATGTAA
- a CDS encoding class I SAM-dependent methyltransferase, protein MTHSKFMATYFDSRAQEWDRQQQADPMNRVKALSVAWLAGVGPSSSVLDVGCGTGVMVPGYLELGASRVVAIDVSPRMIQLACDRYGDEKRVEFHALDILDYEADEPFDAVVIYNAYPHFLDKERLVEKVASVLRPQGRVTVVHGLCREEINSHHGVVPEEVTTGLAPVAESAQVWRSHFVIDAMADTDHYFFFSGTLR, encoded by the coding sequence ATGACACATTCAAAGTTTATGGCCACATACTTCGACAGCAGGGCGCAGGAGTGGGATCGCCAACAGCAGGCAGACCCCATGAATAGGGTAAAGGCGCTGAGCGTAGCGTGGCTGGCGGGGGTTGGGCCGTCTTCATCAGTGCTCGATGTGGGCTGCGGTACTGGTGTCATGGTACCTGGGTACCTAGAGTTGGGTGCTAGCCGCGTTGTGGCAATCGATGTATCACCCCGCATGATTCAGTTGGCCTGCGACCGTTACGGCGACGAAAAGCGCGTCGAATTCCATGCGCTAGACATCCTAGACTACGAGGCGGACGAGCCATTTGATGCCGTTGTGATTTACAACGCTTACCCGCATTTCCTCGATAAAGAGCGCTTGGTAGAAAAGGTGGCGTCTGTGTTGCGTCCGCAAGGCAGAGTCACTGTCGTCCACGGCCTTTGCCGTGAAGAGATCAACTCTCACCACGGGGTCGTACCGGAAGAAGTGACGACGGGTTTGGCGCCGGTGGCGGAGTCCGCGCAAGTCTGGCGCTCACATTTCGTGATCGATGCAATGGCAGATACTGATCACTACTTCTTCTTCAGTGGCACACTTAGGTAG
- a CDS encoding ABC transporter ATP-binding protein: MTSDLHIGDTMDKPGRLLADEIGFSFTPGDAVLSKVSAEIHAGSFLAVLGVNGSGKSTLLNCLAAILRAKHGKVLLYGQDIATIKRTQRAQQLAYVAQKNFTNRSSVYDSLLIGRKPFITGVPTEDDYAIVDAVISAIGLERHALTYIDELSGGEYQKVVLGRALVQCTGVLLLDEPTNNLDIAAEHSILSLVRKLVDTQDVAAAAVMHDINLALDYCDRFLVLSDGRACAHGGPEIITDALVSEVYRISATVHTVADRKIVLVDKPI; encoded by the coding sequence ATGACTTCAGATCTGCACATCGGCGACACTATGGACAAACCAGGAAGGCTTCTAGCCGACGAGATTGGCTTCTCGTTTACCCCAGGTGATGCAGTTCTTAGCAAAGTCTCTGCCGAGATTCATGCTGGCTCGTTTCTGGCGGTCTTGGGTGTAAATGGCTCGGGGAAATCAACCCTGCTTAATTGTTTAGCCGCAATACTTAGGGCCAAACATGGAAAAGTCCTTCTTTACGGCCAAGACATCGCCACCATTAAACGGACGCAACGCGCCCAACAATTGGCCTATGTTGCCCAAAAAAATTTCACGAATCGCTCGAGTGTTTATGATTCCTTGTTGATAGGACGAAAACCCTTCATCACTGGCGTCCCGACGGAGGATGATTACGCAATAGTTGATGCCGTCATTTCAGCTATCGGGCTTGAGAGACACGCCTTGACATACATTGATGAGCTCTCCGGGGGCGAATATCAGAAAGTGGTACTCGGCAGAGCCCTAGTCCAGTGCACGGGAGTGTTACTTCTTGATGAGCCGACCAACAACCTAGACATTGCAGCTGAGCACTCAATTTTGAGTTTGGTGAGGAAACTAGTCGATACCCAAGACGTGGCCGCCGCTGCCGTCATGCATGACATCAACTTAGCCTTGGACTACTGTGACCGCTTCCTCGTGCTTTCCGACGGCAGGGCTTGTGCTCACGGGGGCCCAGAGATCATCACAGACGCGCTAGTTTCAGAAGTCTATAGAATTAGTGCCACGGTACACACCGTGGCTGATCGCAAAATAGTGCTCGTCGATAAGCCCATCTAG
- a CDS encoding FecCD family ABC transporter permease translates to MTGSSDLGLVDVLRAVTGGGDEYSEIVVWRMRMPRILMAVLGGIGLALAGSAFQAVLRNPLASASTLGISQGAAFGAAVSIIVVGGLTGASLHEGVASGNPYVTVACAFVGAMASTLVILGLSRLRDMTSESIVLAGVAISALFAGATAMIQYFAEDTQVAAVVFWTFGDLGRVNYQELAIVTLVVTATSIYFWRNRWNYNAMELGEGSAHGLGVNTGRTRLLSMLVGAAASSVVIAFCGTINFVGLIAAHIMRRLIGGDYRHLLLASALTGSCVLLASDLLARIIIPPVILPISSITSFIGAPLFLYLLMRRSKR, encoded by the coding sequence ATGACTGGATCATCAGATCTGGGGTTGGTTGATGTTCTACGGGCAGTGACTGGAGGAGGCGACGAATACAGTGAAATTGTCGTGTGGCGGATGAGGATGCCACGAATCCTCATGGCTGTCCTGGGCGGTATTGGATTAGCATTGGCCGGTAGTGCTTTTCAGGCAGTGCTGAGAAATCCACTGGCCTCAGCGAGTACCTTAGGTATTTCCCAAGGTGCTGCCTTCGGTGCAGCAGTATCGATTATCGTGGTGGGCGGTTTGACAGGCGCCTCGCTGCATGAAGGAGTAGCCTCGGGAAATCCTTATGTCACAGTCGCGTGCGCGTTCGTGGGGGCGATGGCATCGACCCTTGTGATTCTGGGTCTCTCGCGGCTTCGCGATATGACCTCGGAATCCATTGTTCTGGCCGGTGTTGCGATTTCTGCTCTTTTTGCCGGCGCGACCGCAATGATCCAGTATTTTGCCGAGGATACTCAAGTTGCAGCAGTCGTATTTTGGACTTTTGGCGATCTTGGGCGCGTTAACTACCAAGAATTAGCGATAGTCACCTTGGTGGTCACAGCAACGTCAATATATTTTTGGCGAAATCGATGGAATTACAACGCAATGGAATTGGGGGAAGGCTCCGCCCACGGTTTAGGTGTCAACACTGGGCGTACTCGGCTGTTAAGCATGCTCGTCGGTGCAGCAGCGTCGAGCGTTGTTATTGCATTTTGCGGGACGATCAATTTCGTCGGCCTCATAGCTGCTCACATCATGCGTCGCTTGATCGGAGGCGATTACCGTCACCTCCTCCTCGCGTCAGCTCTGACTGGTTCCTGTGTGTTGCTTGCTAGCGATTTGTTGGCGCGGATCATTATTCCGCCGGTGATTTTGCCGATTAGTTCCATCACATCGTTTATCGGCGCCCCGCTCTTTTTATACCTACTGATGCGAAGGTCGAAGCGATGA
- a CDS encoding ABC transporter substrate-binding protein has translation MKKRLKNTVAFFAASLLVVAPLAACSSKSPNAETSTTSTASAETTGAVNGSETRTVVDAYGREVELPQVVETSASVGSAARFAVYAGAADKLIAVTEMETPSSPLRPYTVVHEKLFSSLPTTSNGNHLLETAVDEEALLGLNPDVVISSRSADECDLLQDTTGIPVVCISYQNQIFSEDVYKSIEVIGETLGTEDHASEVVAQMKEWEEDLDSRTSAVEEDDKPSVYVGAVNFKGAKSFGGTYQQYAPFVVSNIKNVADELGGHGSVDIDLEQLGQWDPDIIFLNPSNMDLMKKDYADNAAFFNQLTAFQNGEIYTQPAFNFNGTNVEMGIANAYFAAATVYPEKFEDVDLTEKYDEIFRTMLGSEYYSHMRELGMDFTSLDFS, from the coding sequence ATGAAGAAAAGATTGAAAAACACCGTGGCATTCTTTGCAGCATCGCTGCTCGTTGTTGCTCCGTTGGCTGCATGTTCGTCAAAATCACCCAATGCAGAAACGTCAACAACAAGTACAGCGTCTGCCGAAACTACCGGGGCTGTGAATGGTAGTGAGACCAGGACAGTCGTTGATGCTTATGGGCGAGAAGTGGAGTTGCCCCAGGTTGTTGAGACCAGTGCGTCCGTGGGGTCTGCGGCGCGTTTTGCAGTGTACGCAGGAGCAGCAGACAAGTTAATCGCGGTCACTGAAATGGAGACTCCAAGTTCACCTCTCAGGCCATATACCGTGGTCCACGAAAAGCTCTTTTCCTCGTTGCCCACTACCAGCAACGGTAATCACCTGCTGGAGACGGCAGTGGACGAAGAAGCATTATTGGGACTAAATCCTGATGTAGTGATCTCTAGCCGTAGCGCTGATGAGTGCGATCTTTTACAAGACACCACCGGAATCCCTGTCGTGTGCATTTCCTACCAGAATCAAATCTTTAGTGAGGATGTATATAAGTCAATCGAAGTAATCGGAGAGACTCTCGGAACCGAAGACCATGCTTCCGAGGTGGTGGCCCAGATGAAGGAATGGGAAGAAGATTTAGATTCCCGGACCTCGGCAGTTGAAGAAGATGACAAGCCTTCGGTCTATGTCGGCGCGGTCAACTTCAAGGGGGCTAAGAGTTTTGGAGGCACCTACCAGCAATATGCCCCGTTTGTCGTATCGAATATTAAGAACGTCGCTGATGAATTAGGAGGTCATGGATCGGTTGATATCGACTTAGAGCAGTTAGGTCAGTGGGACCCAGACATAATTTTCCTCAATCCATCGAACATGGACCTCATGAAAAAAGACTACGCTGACAATGCCGCATTCTTCAACCAACTCACGGCGTTCCAAAATGGGGAGATCTATACTCAACCCGCGTTCAACTTCAACGGCACCAATGTAGAGATGGGAATCGCTAACGCGTATTTTGCTGCGGCGACGGTCTATCCCGAAAAATTCGAAGACGTTGACCTCACCGAGAAATATGATGAGATCTTCCGAACCATGCTGGGCTCCGAGTACTACAGCCACATGCGTGAACTTGGTATGGACTTCACTTCGCTCGATTTCTCCTAG
- a CDS encoding DNA polymerase III subunit epsilon (3'-5' exonuclease of DNA polymerase III): protein MTTEQELSHPFVAVHVQSTGIHPSTGRLLTLDAVTFDNAGSTGEDFHTIFNTGGDPGPVHRHGVPYDEFEQAQRFSRHLKTLDRLIDGRTLIVHDAPQVWGFVVSEARRAMNAAARANRSRNRGRGRRRQRVGHVPQPEAIVDTLATTRRRGIALTDARLYAVAEKVQVAAPSPVASVARAQRPETETSREATLVLVELYRTLSRSGPVVSFSPKELTADRFGLQRTHARVAAEKAEPEHDNPGTYTREKGLAAGMEFVVSDDVEIAPDELITAGREAGLTYTEKLTRTASLVVTNLRSDLRGKAMHAHRKDIPLVSDKDFLAAVAQLNAGR from the coding sequence ATGACCACTGAGCAGGAACTGTCGCACCCGTTCGTCGCGGTGCATGTGCAGTCGACGGGGATCCACCCGTCCACTGGGCGCTTGCTCACTCTCGATGCTGTTACCTTTGACAACGCTGGTTCCACCGGCGAAGACTTTCACACCATCTTCAACACCGGTGGAGATCCTGGACCTGTTCACCGTCACGGCGTTCCTTACGACGAGTTTGAGCAGGCGCAACGCTTTTCTCGCCACCTCAAAACCCTGGACCGGCTGATTGACGGGCGCACACTGATTGTGCACGACGCCCCTCAGGTCTGGGGGTTCGTCGTGTCCGAGGCCCGGCGTGCAATGAATGCTGCGGCACGCGCGAACCGTTCCCGCAATCGTGGGCGTGGCCGACGCCGCCAACGAGTCGGGCACGTTCCGCAACCAGAGGCGATCGTCGATACGCTCGCAACAACCCGGCGCCGTGGGATTGCGCTGACCGACGCTCGACTCTACGCCGTTGCCGAAAAAGTCCAGGTGGCTGCGCCAAGCCCGGTGGCCAGTGTGGCGCGTGCCCAGCGTCCGGAGACAGAAACATCACGTGAGGCCACACTGGTGCTCGTCGAGCTCTATCGCACCCTTTCTAGAAGTGGCCCCGTTGTCTCTTTTAGCCCGAAGGAGTTAACAGCTGACCGTTTCGGGTTGCAGCGTACCCACGCGCGGGTCGCTGCTGAAAAGGCGGAACCTGAGCACGACAACCCAGGCACCTACACCCGTGAGAAAGGACTGGCTGCGGGGATGGAGTTTGTTGTCAGCGATGACGTCGAGATCGCCCCTGATGAGTTGATCACAGCAGGGCGTGAAGCGGGCCTTACCTATACGGAAAAGCTGACCCGGACGGCATCTCTCGTGGTCACAAACCTTCGCTCTGACCTGCGGGGCAAGGCGATGCATGCCCACCGGAAAGACATCCCCCTTGTGAGTGATAAAGATTTCCTGGCAGCAGTGGCACAACTCAATGCGGGCAGATAA
- a CDS encoding MurT ligase domain-containing protein, with protein MSSSPLSRLSSLRSRVATTAAKAATAASRATGRGAGGMIGGLIAGAIDPNIMSSLADDRPAVLVTGTNGKSTTTRMLAAALRTKYSVATNDGGDNMDAGIISALMASPDATHIVLEVDELHVPSVADKINPQALVLLNLSRDQLDRVGEINSIERALRSAVTAHPDMTVIANCDDVLMTSVAWDAKNVIWVSAGAGWLGDSVSNPRGGGHVVRTEDDWYAVKPLPNGSTFRRPTPDWVVTPEGITTPEGQLVDLDLILPGQANRGNAAQAIAAAVEAFGVDLDAAVGAAEAVDDVAGRYSTVHLGDHEVHFLLAKNPAGWQEALSMLHRDADGLVIAVNGQVADGEDLSWLWDVRFEDFEGVSVKAAGERGTDLAVRLLYAEIDYELIHDPVEAIRACPPGRVEVLANYTAFRDLKRNIAKQEDYRD; from the coding sequence ATGAGTTCATCACCACTAAGCCGGTTGTCGTCGCTGCGTTCGCGCGTAGCTACTACTGCCGCTAAAGCAGCAACTGCAGCCTCGCGCGCCACAGGGCGTGGTGCCGGGGGCATGATCGGCGGCTTAATTGCTGGCGCGATCGATCCAAATATTATGTCGTCGCTTGCCGACGATCGCCCTGCCGTGCTTGTTACCGGCACCAATGGCAAATCCACCACCACCCGCATGTTGGCTGCTGCCCTGCGCACCAAGTACAGCGTTGCTACCAACGACGGCGGCGACAACATGGACGCCGGCATTATTTCGGCGCTCATGGCATCCCCAGATGCTACCCACATTGTGTTGGAGGTCGATGAGCTACACGTACCGTCTGTGGCGGACAAGATCAACCCGCAGGCCCTGGTGTTGCTGAACTTGTCGCGTGACCAGTTGGACCGCGTCGGCGAGATCAACTCGATTGAGCGGGCTTTGCGCTCAGCCGTCACTGCTCACCCCGATATGACTGTGATTGCCAATTGTGATGACGTGCTCATGACATCGGTGGCGTGGGACGCCAAGAACGTGATTTGGGTCTCGGCCGGTGCGGGATGGTTGGGTGATTCTGTGTCTAATCCGCGCGGTGGCGGGCACGTGGTACGCACCGAGGACGACTGGTACGCGGTGAAACCTCTGCCTAATGGCAGCACTTTCCGACGCCCCACGCCGGACTGGGTGGTCACCCCTGAGGGGATTACCACTCCGGAGGGTCAGCTGGTTGATCTCGATCTGATTCTGCCGGGGCAAGCGAACCGTGGTAACGCAGCCCAGGCGATCGCTGCGGCTGTTGAGGCGTTCGGCGTGGATCTTGATGCCGCGGTGGGTGCCGCCGAAGCAGTAGACGATGTTGCGGGCCGCTACTCTACCGTGCATTTAGGCGACCACGAGGTTCACTTCTTGCTGGCGAAGAACCCCGCCGGTTGGCAGGAAGCACTGAGCATGCTGCACCGTGATGCCGATGGGTTAGTGATTGCGGTCAATGGCCAGGTTGCTGACGGCGAGGATCTTTCCTGGTTATGGGATGTGCGCTTTGAGGATTTCGAAGGTGTGTCGGTGAAAGCCGCCGGTGAACGTGGCACCGACCTTGCCGTGCGGTTGTTGTACGCCGAGATAGATTATGAGCTCATTCACGACCCCGTTGAGGCAATCCGTGCGTGCCCGCCCGGGCGCGTCGAGGTGCTGGCCAATTACACCGCGTTTCGTGACTTGAAACGCAATATTGCGAAGCAGGAGGACTACCGTGACTGA
- a CDS encoding type 1 glutamine amidotransferase: MTDSLTIGLVLPDVLGTYGDDGNALVLRQRARMRGMEAEILRLRLGDAIPENLDIYCVGGGEDSAQILAADHLSKDKGLVRAAINRRPIFAVCAGLQVLGESFRASGKQVDGIGLIDATTFPMASRAIGEVTSHPTHVGITEELTEPLTGFENHLGGTVLGTGAEPLGRLTRGTGNTDAASTADMLSDGSRQRSAEGAVQGSVIATYMHGPVLARNPQLADLLLSNAMGIKLRELEPLELATVDRLRLERLK, from the coding sequence GTGACTGATTCACTGACTATTGGCCTGGTGCTGCCCGACGTTCTGGGTACCTACGGCGATGATGGTAACGCGCTTGTGCTGCGTCAGCGTGCACGCATGCGCGGGATGGAGGCGGAGATCCTTCGTCTCCGTTTAGGCGACGCTATCCCGGAGAATCTCGATATTTACTGTGTTGGTGGCGGGGAGGACTCCGCCCAGATTTTGGCGGCGGACCACCTGTCGAAGGATAAGGGCCTGGTGAGAGCGGCTATCAATCGGCGCCCCATCTTCGCGGTGTGCGCCGGCTTGCAGGTACTTGGCGAGTCTTTCCGCGCTTCAGGTAAGCAGGTAGACGGCATCGGGCTTATCGACGCCACCACCTTCCCCATGGCATCCCGCGCCATCGGGGAGGTCACCTCACACCCTACCCATGTCGGCATTACTGAGGAACTGACAGAGCCCTTGACTGGTTTTGAGAACCACTTGGGTGGCACCGTTTTGGGCACTGGTGCTGAACCGCTGGGCCGGTTGACCCGCGGCACTGGCAATACCGATGCTGCAAGTACCGCGGACATGCTTTCTGACGGCTCCCGCCAGCGCAGCGCCGAAGGAGCCGTGCAGGGCAGCGTGATTGCCACCTACATGCATGGGCCCGTGCTTGCACGCAACCCGCAGCTTGCTGATCTACTTTTGTCCAACGCTATGGGGATCAAACTCCGCGAGCTGGAACCTTTGGAGCTTGCCACAGTGGACCGGCTGCGCCTCGAGCGCTTGAAGTAG
- a CDS encoding YbaB/EbfC family nucleoid-associated protein, translating into MTNPQQPDMNELIKQAAEVQAHLQKAQEELLAATVSGSAGGGLVNVIMTGGAEITDIQIKKEAVDPEDVETLQDLILAAYRDAHTKAGQLAQEKIGPLTQGPQGGDDLLGGLLS; encoded by the coding sequence ATGACCAACCCACAGCAGCCAGACATGAATGAACTGATCAAGCAGGCCGCAGAGGTCCAGGCGCATCTCCAGAAGGCCCAGGAGGAGCTGCTCGCTGCTACTGTGTCTGGTTCCGCGGGCGGTGGTCTGGTGAATGTCATCATGACTGGTGGTGCAGAGATTACCGATATCCAGATCAAGAAGGAGGCTGTGGATCCGGAGGATGTTGAGACTCTCCAGGACCTCATTCTCGCTGCGTACCGTGATGCGCATACCAAGGCGGGCCAGTTGGCGCAGGAGAAGATCGGTCCACTAACTCAGGGCCCACAGGGTGGCGACGATTTACTCGGGGGACTGTTGAGTTAA